One window of the Prunus dulcis unplaced genomic scaffold, ALMONDv2, whole genome shotgun sequence genome contains the following:
- the LOC117612947 gene encoding 7-deoxyloganetin glucosyltransferase-like: protein MGTINLPKRPHAVCLPFPAQGHISPMMKFAKLLHHRGFHITFVNSEYNHKRLLKSQGPSAFYISQDFCFEAIPDGLLPMDADATQDIPSLCDSTSKTCLGPFHNLLANLSLDKALPPVTCIVSDGIMSFAVKVGEDLGIPVALFWTASACSFTGVTHYRQLIDKGLTPLRDEASLTNGYLDTTVDWIPGMKDIRLRDLPSFLRTTDPEDVMLSFALGVVERASKASAIILNTYDTLEYKVLEALSSMFPPIYTIGPNHLLVNKIVPQNTILSSIGSSLWKEEPECLQWLDSKEPDSVVYVNFGSITVMTPQQLVEFAWGLANSKKPFLWTIRPDLVKDDAAIFPSEFTQETKQRGLLVSWAPQEEVLNHPSIGGFLTHSGWNSTIESLSAGVPMVIWPFFADQQTNCWFLCTQWGVGLEIDSNVKRSEVEKLVRELMSGEKGKEMRKNAMEWKRKAEEATGPRGSSLLNLEKLVKDVLLQPSKPE, encoded by the exons ATGGGAACAATAAATCTACCAAAA AGGCCTCATGCTGTGTGTCTCCCATTCCCAGCTCAAGGTCACATAAGCCCAATGATGAAGTTTGCAAAGCTCCTACATCACAGAGGCTTTCACATAACCTTTGTCAACAGTGAGTACAACCACAAACGCTTGCTCAAATCCCAAGGCCCCTCCGCTTTCTACATCTCCCAGGACTTCTGTTTCGAAGCCATCCCCGATGGTCTGCTCCCTATGGACGCTGATGCTACGCAAGACATCCCGTCTCTTTGTGACTCCACAAGCAAGACTTGCTTAGGACCATTTCACAACCTGCTTGCTAACCTTAGTCTAGACAAGGCCCTCCCACCGGTGACCTGTATTGTCTCGGATGGTATCATGTCATTCGCCGTCAAAGTGGGTGAAGATCTTGGAATTCCGGTGGCGCTGTTCTGGACTGCAAGTGCATGTAGCTTCACGGGCGTCACTCATTATCGTCAACTTATTGACAAAGGTCTTACACCACTCAGAG ATGAGGCTTCTCTAACAAACGGGTATTTGGACACCACGGTAGACTGGATTCCAGGAATGAAGGATATTCGTCTGAGAGATCTCCCAAGCTTTCTACGTACCACAGATCCAGAAGACGTGATGCTAAGCTTCGCCTTGGGGGTGGTAGAAAGAGCATCCAAAGCTTCTGCTATCATCTTAAACACTTATGACACATTGGAATATAAAGTGTTGGAGGCTCTTTCTTCAATGTTTCCTCCAATTTACACCATTGGCCCCAATCACTTGCTTGTGAACAAGATTGTTCCCCAGAACACTATATTGTCATCGATTGGTTCCAGCCTTTGGAAAGAAGAGCCTGAGTGCCTGCAATGGCTGGATTCCAAGGAACCCGACTCGGTGGTTTATGTTAATTTTGGGAGCATTACTGTTATGACACCCCAACAGCTTGTTGAGTTTGCTTGGGGTCTTGCTAATAGCAAAAAGCCCTTTTTGTGGACAATTAGGCCTGACCTTGTGAAGGATGATGCAGCTATTTTCCCATCGGAGTTCACCCAAGAAACGAAACAAAGAGGTTTGTTGGTCAGTTGGGCACCACAGGAGGAAGTTCTGAACCACCCATCTATAGGAGGATTCTTGACACACAGTGGCTGGAACTCCACCATTGAGAGCTTGAGTGCTGGAGTGCCAATGGTTATATGGCCGTTTTTTGCGGACCAGCAGACGAACTGTTGGTTCTTGTGCACTCAGTGGGGAGTTGGCTTGGAGATTGATAGCAATGTGAAGAGGAGTGAAGTGGAGAAGCTTGTGCGAGAATTAATGTCTGGT